DNA from Tsuneonella dongtanensis:
CGGCGCGAACCTACCGGGTCACGATGAACAGCTTCCTCGCGGCCGGCGGAGACAGCTTCACGGTGTTCACGCAAGGCACCGAAACGGTCATCGGCGCGGTCGATCTGGATGCGATGGAGGAGTACTTGCGCGCGGTCGACGTGCGGCAGCTTCCCCCGCTGGGCCGGGTGCGCGAAATCCGCTAGGCCGCCCGCAGTCCCTTGACCCCCCGCGCCCCGCGATCGGCGGCGCAGAGCCCTGCGAACAGCGTGTCGACGATCCGCCCGAGCTTTTCCTCGCTCAGGCGGTGGTCGAGGTAGGTCAGCGCTTCGGCGAAGATATAGGGGTGCACCATCTGGTTGATGAGGCTCAAGGCCTCGTCGATCGCCAGCCCCTCGAATGCGCCCTCCGCCTGCGCCTGCGCGATAAGCTCGCACAGGTAGTGATCGGCCAGGTCGACGTAGCTGCGGACGCGTTCGAAATGCACCGAGCCCAGTTCGCAATAGACCCTGAAGGCCGCCGGATCGGCGCGAAAGCGTTCGCGCTGCAAGACGAAGCGGCGGGCGAAGAATTCGAACATCTTGCGATTGGGCGGGAGGTCGGTCGCCAGCACCTCTTCCATGATGGCGATGTGCCCGACGAACCAGTTCTCGACGATGGCGTCGAACAGGTCGGTTTCCTCGGGAAAGATCGCCTCCACCCTCGCGCGGGGGAACCCTCCTCCCGATGCCAGGGCAGCGCGGGTCACGTCGTGACCGGTCTGTTCGATCATGCGCATCGCGGCGCGGACGAGGCGCACTTTCTCGCTGGCGGGATCTGGCCCGGCGCCGGTCATGGTCAAGCTCCCGTCGTGCCTACGCCGGACTATGTAGAGGCTGACGCGCGTGGCGTGAAGGGCCGCGCGCGTTGATTTTTCCTCACATTGTCGTGCGCCGCCAGGTCACGTCCTCGGTAAACGGACCGGTCACCGGCGCGTTCTTGTCGGCGAGCTTGTACACCGCGCCATCGGCGATCGCATAGACGTCGTCTCCGATCAGGATGCGGCTATTGTCCGAATACCAGTTGTAGGTACCCTTGGTGACGGTGCCGTCGGCCGCGGTCAGGGTCCAGCTGTCGTTCGGACCGAGCGCGAGCGTGCTCGTCTTACCGTCGGCGCCGGTCTGGCTGTATGAGCCTTCGTACTTCACGCTGGTGCGCGCATTCGTGGGCACGGCCGGGAAAGTGGCCTCTGCCATCGGAGCGGTCGCGGCGGTGGTATCGGCGGGAGCGGGTTCGGTCTTCGCGCCGCCGCACGCGGCAAGGGCGAACGAAGTGGCGGCGGCAAGCATCAGGCGGGTTTTCATGGGCGACTCTCCGTTGGCGTTGCCAAACCAACGGACGAGCACTGTCGAAGTTTCAGCCCTTCTTCGGCGGCAGGGGGAAAAACCCCGACGTGCGTGCGACATAGTCGGCATAGGCCGGTCTCCGCTTGGCCATGCCGGCTTCGAGCAGCGGCTTGCCCGACCATCGGGTGAGGGTGAAGGTCAGGAACAGCGGCCCGATCACCGTCGCCGCAGCGACCAACCAGCCGGCGCTCGCGGCTGCCAGCCAGATGCCCCACCACGCGCAGGCATCGCCGAAATAATTGGGATGCCGGGTATAGCGCCACAGCCCCTTGTCCATCACCTGGCCCTTGTTCGCGGGATCGGAGCGGAAGCGGGCGAGCTGCCAGTCGCCGACCCATTCGAAGAATATCCCGACCAACCACAGCGCAAAGCCGACCAGTGCGAGGCCGCTGATCGGCTGGACGCTCCCCGCCGCGACAATTCCCGCCTGCGCCGGGCTCGAGACGAGGAACAGGAGAACCGCCTGGCCGAGGAATACCTTGGTCAGCGCTGCCGATGCGAACTGTCCCTGTTCGCGGGGCTTGCGCATCATGCGGGCATAGCGCGGGTCTTCTCCCTCGCGGCGCCAACGGCGGAAGAGATAGATGGCGAGGCGCCCACCCCATAGGACCGCCATCGCCATGATCAAGGTCGCGAGCGGCCCCGGCTCGGCGATCCGCAGCCAGCTGACCAAGGCCAGCAGTGCCATGCCGCCGCCCCAGAAGCTGTCGATGAACGAGACGTCGTTTATCTGAAGCGAAATGGCCCAGAGCAGCAGGACCAGCCCCAGCAGGATCGCGGCGTTGCCAAGAAGGGCTTCAACCATCGCGTTTCATCCTTTCGGCTTCTTCGGCCAGCCGCCGGAATCGCAGGCAGTCGGGCATCTTCGACAGGTAGAATTCCGCGAACTTCGCAAGATCGGCGGCAAGGTCCTCGCTCGGCCAGATCGGCGCGCCAATCCCGCCGCGCATCGTCTCGTGATTCACCCACGCCGGCACGATCGGCACGCCCGCCGCGCGCGCTATGTGCCAGAAGCCGGAGCGCCATTCGCCGCTGCTGCTGCGCGACCCCTCGGGCGCCATGACCAGCGCCAGTTCATCGGACGCCTCGAAAGCCTGCGCGACCTGATCGACGTAGTTCGAACCGCGTTTCGAGCGGTCGACGCTGATCCCGCCCATGTCCTGCATGAAGCGGGTCATCGGCCACTTGAACAGCGTGTGCTTGCCCATGAAGCTCGGAAGGATGCCG
Protein-coding regions in this window:
- a CDS encoding DUF1295 domain-containing protein; the encoded protein is MVEALLGNAAILLGLVLLLWAISLQINDVSFIDSFWGGGMALLALVSWLRIAEPGPLATLIMAMAVLWGGRLAIYLFRRWRREGEDPRYARMMRKPREQGQFASAALTKVFLGQAVLLFLVSSPAQAGIVAAGSVQPISGLALVGFALWLVGIFFEWVGDWQLARFRSDPANKGQVMDKGLWRYTRHPNYFGDACAWWGIWLAAASAGWLVAAATVIGPLFLTFTLTRWSGKPLLEAGMAKRRPAYADYVARTSGFFPLPPKKG
- a CDS encoding lysophospholipid acyltransferase family protein, producing the protein MAGSDASLLSRLVRRILIELYRWKGWRIEGEHPGVPKFVITGAPHTSNWDFVFFIGATHRLGILPSFMGKHTLFKWPMTRFMQDMGGISVDRSKRGSNYVDQVAQAFEASDELALVMAPEGSRSSSGEWRSGFWHIARAAGVPIVPAWVNHETMRGGIGAPIWPSEDLAADLAKFAEFYLSKMPDCLRFRRLAEEAERMKRDG